One window from the genome of Amycolatopsis sp. NBC_01480 encodes:
- the pyrF gene encoding orotidine-5'-phosphate decarboxylase → MTAGTGMARFGERLAKAVAARGPLCAGIDPHPGLIESWGLPLDVSGLERFALGATEVLAAETAIIKPQSAFFEAFGPPGVAVLDRVVTAAHDAGALVLLDVKRGDIGSTMAAYTAAYVAADAAFAADAVTVSPYLGFGALDPAVKAAREAGNGLFVLARTSNPEAHALQSAKLPDGRTVAQSIVDDAAEHNAGAEPYGDVGVVVGATVAPGELDLSRLNGPVLAPGFGAQGATTGDLRALFGPALPGLLPASSRDLLRHGPDTAALRQAVRQVADLLAGRRENGQ, encoded by the coding sequence ATGACCGCAGGGACCGGAATGGCGCGGTTCGGGGAGCGGCTGGCGAAGGCGGTGGCCGCGCGCGGGCCGCTCTGCGCCGGGATCGATCCGCACCCGGGCCTGATCGAATCCTGGGGCCTGCCACTCGATGTGAGCGGGCTGGAACGCTTCGCGTTGGGCGCCACCGAAGTGCTGGCCGCCGAGACGGCGATCATCAAGCCGCAGTCGGCGTTCTTCGAAGCGTTCGGCCCGCCCGGGGTGGCGGTGCTGGACCGCGTCGTGACGGCCGCGCATGACGCCGGAGCGTTGGTACTGCTGGACGTCAAGCGCGGGGACATCGGCTCGACCATGGCCGCGTACACGGCCGCGTACGTCGCCGCAGACGCCGCCTTCGCGGCCGACGCGGTGACGGTGTCGCCGTACCTCGGCTTCGGCGCGCTGGACCCCGCGGTGAAAGCCGCGCGCGAGGCGGGCAACGGCTTGTTCGTGCTCGCCCGCACGTCGAATCCGGAGGCGCACGCGCTGCAGAGCGCGAAGCTCCCGGACGGCCGCACGGTGGCCCAGAGCATCGTGGACGACGCGGCGGAGCACAACGCCGGCGCGGAGCCGTACGGCGACGTCGGCGTGGTCGTGGGCGCCACCGTCGCCCCCGGTGAACTGGACCTGAGCCGGCTCAACGGACCCGTGCTGGCGCCCGGTTTCGGTGCCCAGGGGGCAACAACCGGGGACTTGCGGGCACTGTTCGGGCCCGCTCTTCCGGGCCTGCTGCCGGCCTCTTCCCGTGACCTGCTGCGGCACGGCCCGGATACCGCCGCCCTGCGCCAAGCGGTACGCCAAGTGGCGGACCTGCTGGCCGGGCGCAGGGAAAACGGCCAATAG
- a CDS encoding primosomal protein N', translating to MSSSEPAPLWDLPEPSRSEPEPKAASPRAAKAKAAGKPGAKKSLPRKGQQQPAAQLPVAKIVVDIPLAHLDRTFDYQVPDKLDEAAVPGCRVRVRFAGQLVDGYLVERAETTEYERKLAFLERVTSSEAVLPPPLHTVCRAVADRYGGTLSDVLRLALPPRHAKVEGEPPAEPAPAPPAPDVSAWSRYQRGPAFLEATAEGKPANAVWQALPGEDWPRRLAEAAAVAAAQGRGALLVVPDHRDLTRVHEACAELVGEDAVVALIAGLGPAERYRRWLAVLRGAVRVVVGTRAAMFAPVADPGLFVVWDDGDDLHLDPHAPYPHVRDVLMDRAHAAKASLLVGGFARTAEAQLLVESGWAQPVLADRVELRAAAPRVTPVGEDFDVARDEAARVARLPAVAFEAARQAFAAGLPTLVQVPRRGYVPGLACGNCRTAAHCRRCAGPLALPGGSVDGSPKPPACRWCGVPETAFRCVACGSVRLRAVIVGAKRTAEELGRAFPGVPVRTSGAAEVLASVPGRPALVVCTPGAEPVAEGGYGAALLLDGWALLGRQDLRASEETLRRWMAAGSLVRPASSGGRIVVGAEAGLPVVQALVRWDPAWHASQELAERRDLGFPPAMRMASVEGTPDAVASVLEDLPLPGSGEVLGPVPLGDFDDEGNAARERALVRVARPDGKALAAAVHAAAARRDARKATEPIRIQLDPLDLI from the coding sequence GTGAGCAGCTCCGAACCCGCCCCGCTGTGGGACCTCCCGGAGCCTTCGCGCTCCGAGCCGGAGCCGAAGGCCGCGTCGCCGCGCGCCGCGAAAGCGAAGGCCGCCGGGAAGCCCGGCGCGAAGAAGTCCTTGCCGCGCAAGGGACAGCAGCAGCCGGCGGCCCAGTTGCCGGTGGCGAAGATCGTGGTCGACATCCCGCTGGCGCACCTGGACCGCACCTTCGACTACCAGGTGCCGGACAAACTGGACGAGGCCGCGGTGCCCGGCTGCCGCGTGCGCGTGCGGTTCGCCGGGCAGCTGGTGGACGGGTACCTCGTCGAGCGCGCCGAGACCACGGAGTACGAGCGGAAGCTGGCGTTCCTGGAGCGGGTCACCTCCAGCGAGGCCGTGCTGCCGCCGCCGCTGCACACCGTGTGCCGGGCGGTGGCGGATCGTTACGGGGGCACGCTTTCCGACGTCCTGCGGCTGGCGCTGCCGCCGCGGCACGCGAAGGTCGAGGGGGAGCCGCCCGCCGAGCCCGCGCCGGCGCCGCCCGCGCCCGATGTCTCGGCGTGGTCCCGATACCAGCGTGGCCCGGCCTTCCTGGAGGCGACGGCGGAGGGCAAGCCCGCCAACGCCGTCTGGCAGGCCTTGCCGGGGGAGGACTGGCCGCGGCGGCTCGCCGAGGCCGCCGCCGTGGCCGCCGCGCAGGGGCGGGGCGCGCTGCTGGTGGTGCCGGACCACCGGGACCTGACGCGGGTGCACGAGGCCTGCGCCGAGCTGGTGGGCGAGGACGCCGTGGTCGCGCTGATCGCCGGGCTGGGGCCGGCCGAGCGGTACCGGCGGTGGCTCGCCGTGCTGCGCGGCGCGGTGCGCGTGGTGGTCGGCACCCGCGCGGCGATGTTCGCGCCGGTGGCCGACCCGGGCCTGTTCGTGGTCTGGGACGACGGCGACGATCTGCACCTCGACCCGCACGCGCCGTACCCGCACGTGCGTGACGTGCTGATGGACCGGGCGCACGCGGCCAAGGCGTCGCTGCTGGTCGGCGGTTTCGCGCGGACGGCGGAGGCCCAGTTGCTGGTCGAGTCCGGCTGGGCGCAGCCGGTGCTGGCCGACCGCGTCGAGCTGCGTGCGGCGGCCCCGCGGGTGACCCCGGTCGGCGAGGACTTCGACGTGGCCCGTGACGAGGCCGCCCGCGTCGCACGGCTGCCCGCGGTGGCGTTCGAAGCGGCGCGGCAGGCGTTCGCGGCCGGACTCCCGACACTGGTGCAGGTGCCGCGGCGCGGGTACGTGCCGGGCCTGGCGTGCGGCAACTGCCGGACGGCCGCGCACTGCCGCCGGTGCGCGGGCCCGCTGGCGCTGCCGGGCGGCTCCGTGGACGGCTCGCCGAAGCCGCCGGCGTGCCGCTGGTGCGGCGTGCCGGAGACGGCTTTCCGTTGTGTGGCTTGTGGTTCTGTGCGGCTGCGGGCGGTGATCGTCGGGGCCAAGCGCACCGCGGAGGAGCTGGGACGGGCGTTCCCGGGGGTGCCGGTGCGGACGTCGGGGGCCGCGGAAGTGCTGGCGAGCGTGCCGGGCCGCCCGGCGCTGGTGGTCTGCACGCCGGGCGCAGAGCCGGTGGCCGAGGGCGGTTACGGCGCGGCGCTGTTGCTGGACGGCTGGGCGCTGCTGGGCCGCCAGGACCTGCGCGCGTCGGAGGAGACGTTGCGGCGCTGGATGGCCGCGGGCTCGCTGGTGCGCCCGGCGTCGTCGGGCGGGCGCATCGTGGTCGGCGCGGAGGCGGGCCTGCCTGTGGTACAGGCGCTGGTCCGCTGGGACCCGGCCTGGCACGCTTCGCAGGAGCTGGCCGAGCGCCGGGACCTCGGTTTCCCGCCCGCTATGCGGATGGCGAGCGTCGAAGGCACCCCGGACGCCGTCGCGAGCGTCCTGGAAGACCTCCCGCTGCCCGGCTCGGGCGAAGTGCTGGGCCCCGTCCCCCTCGGCGACTTCGACGACGAGGGCAACGCCGCGCGCGAACGGGCCCTGGTCCGCGTCGCCCGCCCGGACGGCAAGGCCCTCGCCGCGGCCGTCCACGCCGCCGCCGCCCGCCGCGACGCCCGCAAGGCCACCGAACCGATCCGCATCCAGCTCGACCCCCTCGACCTGATCTAG
- the coaBC gene encoding bifunctional phosphopantothenoylcysteine decarboxylase/phosphopantothenate--cysteine ligase CoaBC has protein sequence MSDRKPRIVLGVGGGIAAYKACEVLRGLTESGHDVRVVPTEAALNFVGAATFEALSGNPVHTGVFTEVPEVQHVRVGKEADLVLVVPATANLLAKAAHGIADDLLTTTLLTARCPVVFFPAMHTEMWEHPATRDNVALLRSRGLVVTEPAAGRLTGVDTGKGRLADPREIVDLARLLLDEPRALPRDLEGLRVVVSAGGTREPLDPVRYLGNRSSGKQGFALARVAAQRGADVTLIAAHTVELPLPAGAKLERVSTAEELRKAVQAAALEADVVVMAAAVADFRPASRATSKIKKSDDRPDPVITLDRNADILAELVQERRAGQVIVGFAAETGDEHGSVLDHARAKLRRKGADLLVVNAVGDGKAFGTEDNSGWLLAADGTEQAIPLGAKARLAATLWDAVTGLRQRRLQL, from the coding sequence GTGAGTGACCGCAAGCCCAGGATCGTCCTGGGCGTGGGCGGCGGCATCGCCGCCTACAAGGCCTGTGAGGTCCTGCGGGGCCTCACCGAGTCCGGGCACGACGTGCGCGTGGTGCCCACCGAGGCCGCGCTGAACTTCGTCGGCGCGGCCACCTTCGAGGCCCTGTCGGGGAACCCGGTGCACACCGGCGTGTTCACCGAGGTGCCCGAGGTGCAGCACGTGCGGGTCGGCAAAGAGGCCGACCTCGTGCTGGTCGTCCCGGCGACCGCGAACCTGCTGGCCAAGGCCGCGCACGGGATCGCCGACGACCTGCTCACCACCACCCTGCTCACCGCCCGGTGCCCGGTCGTGTTCTTCCCGGCCATGCACACCGAGATGTGGGAGCACCCGGCCACCCGCGACAACGTGGCGCTGCTGCGCTCACGCGGGCTGGTCGTCACCGAGCCCGCGGCCGGACGGCTGACCGGCGTCGACACCGGCAAGGGCCGGCTGGCCGACCCGCGCGAGATCGTCGACCTGGCCCGGCTGCTGCTGGACGAGCCCCGCGCGCTGCCCCGTGACCTCGAGGGCCTGCGCGTGGTCGTCTCGGCCGGTGGCACGCGCGAGCCGCTGGACCCGGTGCGTTACCTGGGCAACCGCTCGTCCGGCAAGCAGGGCTTCGCGCTCGCCCGCGTCGCCGCCCAGCGCGGCGCCGACGTGACGCTGATCGCGGCCCACACCGTCGAGCTGCCGCTGCCCGCGGGCGCGAAACTCGAGCGGGTCTCGACCGCGGAGGAGCTGCGCAAGGCCGTGCAGGCCGCCGCTCTGGAAGCCGACGTGGTGGTGATGGCCGCCGCGGTCGCCGACTTCCGGCCCGCCTCGCGCGCCACGAGCAAGATCAAGAAATCCGACGACCGGCCGGACCCGGTGATCACCCTGGACCGCAACGCGGACATCCTGGCCGAGCTGGTGCAGGAACGCCGTGCGGGCCAGGTGATCGTGGGCTTCGCCGCGGAGACCGGCGACGAGCACGGCAGCGTGCTCGACCACGCCCGCGCCAAGCTGCGCCGCAAGGGCGCCGACCTGCTGGTGGTCAACGCGGTGGGCGACGGGAAGGCGTTCGGCACCGAGGACAATTCGGGCTGGCTGCTCGCCGCCGACGGCACTGAGCAGGCCATCCCGCTCGGCGCGAAGGCCCGGCTGGCCGCCACATTGTGGGACGCTGTAACGGGTTTGCGTCAGCGTCGACTCCAGCTCTAG
- the metK gene encoding methionine adenosyltransferase, giving the protein MTASTKRLFTSESVTEGHPDKICDAISDSILDGLLSKDPRSRVAVETLITTGQVHVAGEVTTEAYADIPTIVRDVILRIGYDSSAKGFDGNSCGVNVAIGSQSPDIAQGVDTAYESRVESDEDEINRQGAGDQGLMFGYACSDTPELMPLPIALAHRLSRRLTGVRNDGVLPYLRPDGKTQVTIEYAGEQPVRLDTVVVSTQHADGIDLEQMLGVDVKKHVVEPELAELQLDTEGVRLLVNPTGRFVIGGPMGDAGLTGRKIIVDTYGGMARHGGGAFSGKDPSKVDRSAAYAMRWVAKNVVAAGLAGRVEVQVAYAIGKAAPVGLFVETFGTETVDPSKIQAAINEVFDLRPAAIIRDLDLLRPIYAQTAAYGHFGRPDLDLPWETTSRAEALRSLAGA; this is encoded by the coding sequence GTGACTGCGTCCACCAAAAGGCTGTTCACGTCGGAGTCGGTGACCGAGGGCCATCCCGACAAGATTTGTGACGCCATCAGCGACTCGATCCTCGATGGCCTGCTCAGCAAGGACCCGCGCAGCCGGGTCGCCGTCGAGACCCTCATCACCACCGGCCAGGTGCACGTGGCCGGCGAGGTGACCACCGAGGCGTACGCGGACATCCCGACCATCGTGCGCGACGTCATCCTCCGCATCGGCTACGACTCGTCGGCCAAGGGCTTCGACGGCAACTCCTGCGGTGTGAACGTGGCGATCGGCTCGCAGTCGCCCGACATCGCGCAGGGCGTCGACACCGCGTACGAGTCGCGGGTGGAGTCGGACGAGGACGAGATCAACCGCCAGGGCGCGGGCGACCAGGGCCTGATGTTCGGCTACGCCTGCTCGGACACCCCGGAGCTGATGCCGCTGCCGATCGCGCTGGCGCACCGGCTCTCGCGCCGGCTGACCGGCGTCCGCAACGACGGCGTGCTGCCGTACCTGCGCCCGGACGGCAAGACCCAGGTGACCATCGAGTACGCGGGCGAGCAGCCGGTGCGCCTCGACACCGTGGTGGTGTCCACCCAGCACGCGGACGGCATCGACCTGGAGCAGATGCTCGGCGTCGACGTGAAGAAGCACGTGGTCGAGCCGGAGCTCGCGGAGCTGCAGCTGGACACCGAGGGCGTGCGGCTGCTGGTGAACCCGACCGGCCGGTTCGTCATCGGCGGCCCGATGGGCGACGCGGGGCTGACCGGCCGCAAGATCATCGTCGACACCTACGGCGGCATGGCCCGCCACGGCGGCGGCGCGTTCTCCGGCAAGGACCCGTCGAAGGTGGACCGCTCCGCCGCGTACGCGATGCGCTGGGTGGCCAAGAACGTGGTCGCCGCTGGGCTCGCGGGCCGCGTCGAGGTCCAGGTGGCGTACGCGATCGGCAAGGCCGCGCCGGTGGGCCTGTTCGTGGAGACCTTCGGGACCGAGACGGTGGACCCGTCGAAGATCCAGGCCGCCATCAACGAGGTGTTCGACCTGCGCCCGGCCGCGATCATCCGCGACCTGGACCTGCTGCGCCCGATCTACGCGCAGACCGCGGCGTACGGGCACTTCGGCCGGCCGGACCTCGACCTGCCGTGGGAGACCACCTCGCGCGCCGAGGCGCTGCGCTCGCTCGCCGGCGCCTGA
- the carB gene encoding carbamoyl-phosphate synthase large subunit: MPKRTDIQHVLVIGSGPIVIGQAAEFDYSGTQACRVLRAEGLRVSLVNSNPATIMTDPEFADATYIEPVTPDFVEKVIAEEQALGRPVDTLLATLGGQTALNCAVALHERGVLEKYGVELIGADINAIQRGEDRQKFKDIVRSIGAEVPRSRVCNSMEDVRATVAELGLPVVIRPSFTMGGLGSGLAYTPEELERLASTGLDESPVTEVLIEESVLGWKEYELELMRDKHDNVVVVCSIENIDAMGVHTGDSVTVAPTMTLTDREYQVMRDVGIAVLREVGVDTGGCNIQFAINPEDGRMVVIEMNPRVSRSSALASKATGFPIAKIAAKLAIGYTLDEIQNDITGETPAAFEPVLDYVVVKIPRFAFEKFPGADPTLTTTMKSVGEAMSFGRSFPEALGKAMRSIETKATGFWTLPDPEGATMESTLDALRVPHEGRLYEVERALRLGATVAQVHEASGIDPWFIDQIALIGEVGAEVRDAPVLDGDLLRRAKRTGLSDRQVAALRPELAGEDGVRALRHRLGVRPVFKTVDTCAAEFAANTPYHYSAYETDPAAQSEVAAQPDKPKVLILGSGPNRIGQGIEFDYSCVHAAIALREAGFEAVMVNCNPETVSTDYDTSDRLYFEPLSFEDVLEVVHAEQQSGTVAGVIVQLGGQTPLGLAKRLADAGVPVVGTPPEAINLAEDRGAFGDVLTEAGLPAPRYGTATSFEGAKRVADEIGYPVLVRPSYVLGGRGMEIVYDEESLAGYIRRATEVTPEHPVLVDRFLDDAIEIDVDALFDGEELYLGGVMEHIEEAGIHSGDSSCALPPITLGATDLEEVRRSTELIARGVGVRGLLNVQYALKDDVLYVLEANPRASRTVPFVSKATAVPLAKAAALVMTGSTIAELRASGVLPAQGDGGRMPADSPVAVKEAVLPFHRFRTPEGHGVDSLLGPEMKSTGEVMGVDVSFGKAFAKSQSGAYGSLPTSGRVFVSVANRDKRSLVFPVKRLADLGFEILATSGTAEVLRRNGVACSVVRKHYEGSTEAEPNIVDVILAGGVEMVINTPYGNSGPRIDGYEIRTAAVSRDIPCITTVQGAAAAVHGIEALIRGDIGVRSLQSLQAALKATK; encoded by the coding sequence ATGCCGAAGAGGACAGACATCCAGCACGTGCTGGTGATCGGCTCCGGGCCGATCGTGATCGGGCAGGCCGCCGAGTTCGACTACTCGGGCACGCAGGCCTGCCGGGTGCTGCGGGCCGAGGGCCTGCGGGTGAGCCTGGTGAACTCCAACCCGGCCACCATCATGACCGACCCCGAGTTCGCCGACGCCACCTACATCGAGCCGGTGACCCCGGACTTCGTCGAGAAGGTGATCGCCGAGGAGCAGGCGCTGGGACGCCCGGTGGACACGCTGCTGGCGACGCTCGGCGGCCAGACGGCGCTCAACTGCGCGGTCGCGCTGCACGAGCGCGGGGTGCTGGAGAAGTACGGCGTCGAGCTGATCGGCGCGGACATCAACGCCATCCAGCGCGGCGAGGACCGGCAGAAGTTCAAGGACATCGTGCGCTCGATCGGCGCCGAGGTGCCGCGCTCGCGGGTGTGCAACTCGATGGAGGACGTCCGCGCCACGGTCGCCGAGCTGGGCCTGCCGGTGGTCATCCGGCCCTCGTTCACCATGGGCGGGCTCGGCTCCGGCCTGGCCTACACGCCCGAGGAGCTGGAGCGGCTCGCCTCCACCGGCCTCGACGAGTCGCCGGTCACCGAGGTGCTGATCGAGGAGAGCGTGCTCGGCTGGAAGGAGTACGAGCTCGAGCTGATGCGCGACAAGCACGACAACGTCGTGGTCGTCTGCTCGATCGAGAACATCGACGCGATGGGCGTGCACACCGGCGACTCGGTCACGGTCGCGCCCACGATGACCCTGACCGACCGCGAGTACCAGGTGATGCGCGACGTCGGCATCGCCGTGCTGCGCGAAGTCGGCGTGGACACCGGCGGCTGCAACATCCAGTTCGCGATCAACCCCGAAGACGGCCGCATGGTCGTGATCGAGATGAACCCGCGCGTGTCCCGCTCCAGCGCGCTGGCGTCGAAGGCGACCGGCTTCCCGATCGCCAAGATCGCCGCGAAGCTCGCCATCGGCTACACGCTCGACGAGATCCAGAACGACATCACCGGCGAGACCCCGGCGGCGTTCGAGCCGGTGCTGGACTACGTCGTGGTGAAGATCCCGCGGTTCGCCTTCGAGAAGTTCCCGGGCGCGGACCCGACGCTGACCACGACGATGAAGAGCGTCGGCGAGGCCATGTCGTTCGGGCGCAGTTTCCCTGAGGCGCTGGGGAAAGCGATGCGCTCGATCGAGACCAAGGCGACCGGCTTCTGGACCCTGCCGGACCCCGAGGGCGCGACCATGGAGTCCACTTTGGACGCCCTGCGGGTGCCGCACGAGGGACGGCTGTACGAGGTGGAGCGCGCGCTGCGGCTGGGCGCCACCGTCGCGCAGGTGCACGAGGCCAGCGGCATCGATCCGTGGTTCATCGACCAGATCGCGCTGATCGGCGAGGTCGGCGCCGAGGTGCGCGACGCCCCGGTGCTCGACGGGGACCTGCTGCGCCGCGCCAAGCGCACCGGCCTGTCCGACCGGCAGGTCGCCGCGCTGCGCCCGGAGCTGGCCGGCGAGGACGGCGTGCGCGCGCTGCGCCACCGGCTCGGCGTGCGCCCGGTGTTCAAGACCGTCGACACCTGCGCGGCCGAGTTCGCCGCGAACACCCCGTACCACTACTCGGCCTACGAGACCGACCCCGCGGCGCAGTCGGAGGTCGCGGCCCAGCCGGACAAGCCGAAGGTGCTCATCCTCGGCTCCGGGCCGAACCGGATCGGGCAGGGCATCGAGTTCGACTACTCGTGCGTGCACGCCGCGATCGCCTTGCGCGAGGCCGGGTTCGAGGCCGTGATGGTCAACTGCAACCCCGAGACCGTCTCCACCGACTACGACACCTCCGACCGGCTGTACTTCGAGCCGCTGTCCTTCGAGGACGTGCTCGAGGTGGTCCACGCCGAGCAGCAGTCCGGCACCGTGGCGGGCGTGATCGTCCAGCTCGGCGGCCAGACCCCGCTCGGGCTGGCGAAGCGGCTGGCGGACGCCGGCGTGCCGGTGGTCGGGACCCCGCCCGAGGCGATCAACCTGGCCGAGGACCGCGGCGCGTTCGGCGACGTGCTCACCGAGGCCGGCCTGCCGGCCCCGCGCTACGGCACCGCGACCTCCTTCGAGGGCGCCAAGCGCGTCGCCGACGAGATCGGCTACCCGGTGCTCGTGCGGCCGTCGTACGTGCTCGGCGGGCGCGGCATGGAGATCGTCTACGACGAGGAGTCGCTGGCCGGCTACATCCGCCGCGCCACCGAGGTGACGCCCGAGCACCCGGTGCTCGTGGACCGCTTCCTCGACGACGCCATCGAGATCGACGTCGACGCGCTGTTCGACGGCGAGGAGCTGTACCTGGGCGGCGTGATGGAGCACATCGAGGAGGCCGGCATCCACTCCGGCGACTCCTCGTGCGCGCTGCCGCCGATCACGCTCGGCGCCACCGATCTGGAAGAGGTGCGCCGCTCCACGGAGCTGATCGCGCGCGGCGTCGGCGTGCGCGGGCTGCTGAACGTCCAGTACGCGCTGAAGGACGACGTGCTGTACGTGCTGGAGGCCAACCCGCGGGCCTCGCGCACGGTGCCGTTCGTTTCGAAGGCCACCGCGGTGCCGCTGGCGAAAGCCGCGGCGCTGGTGATGACCGGCTCGACGATCGCGGAGCTGCGCGCCTCGGGCGTGCTGCCCGCCCAGGGCGACGGCGGCCGGATGCCGGCCGACTCGCCGGTCGCGGTCAAGGAGGCCGTGCTGCCGTTCCACCGGTTCCGCACGCCGGAGGGGCACGGGGTCGACTCGCTGCTCGGGCCGGAGATGAAGTCCACCGGCGAGGTGATGGGCGTGGACGTGTCCTTCGGGAAGGCGTTCGCGAAATCGCAGAGCGGCGCGTACGGCTCGCTGCCGACCTCCGGGCGGGTGTTCGTCTCGGTGGCCAACCGGGACAAGCGCTCGCTGGTGTTCCCGGTGAAGCGGCTGGCGGACCTCGGGTTCGAGATCCTCGCCACGTCCGGCACCGCGGAAGTGTTGCGGCGCAACGGAGTCGCGTGCTCGGTGGTGCGCAAGCACTACGAGGGCTCCACCGAAGCCGAGCCGAACATCGTGGACGTGATCCTCGCGGGCGGGGTGGAGATGGTCATCAACACCCCGTACGGCAACAGCGGCCCGCGCATCGACGGCTACGAGATCCGCACCGCGGCGGTGTCACGGGACATCCCGTGCATCACCACCGTCCAGGGCGCCGCGGCGGCCGTGCACGGCATCGAAGCGCTCATCCGGGGCGATATCGGGGTGCGCAGCCTCCAGAGCCTCCAGGCGGCGCTGAAGGCCACGAAATGA
- the gmk gene encoding guanylate kinase: MSGVGQDYPVIRGAGRDGEPVAGETSRHRLTVVSGPSGVGKSSVVGELRKLEPDIYFSVSVTTREPRPGEVDGSHYHFVGHDEFDGLVEGGQLLEWAEFAGNRYGTPREPVERALAEGRPAVLEIELQGARQVRAAMPEARLVMLMPPSWEELVDRLTGRGTESEAAVAARLAEAERELAAAGEFDERVVNADVRTAAERLLDLITGGDLSATELMDDTEHHE, encoded by the coding sequence GTGAGCGGCGTCGGTCAGGACTACCCGGTGATCCGGGGCGCCGGCCGCGACGGTGAGCCGGTGGCGGGGGAGACCTCCCGCCACCGGCTCACCGTCGTCTCGGGGCCTTCCGGGGTCGGGAAGTCGAGCGTGGTGGGGGAGCTGCGCAAGCTCGAGCCGGACATCTACTTCAGTGTCTCGGTGACGACCCGCGAGCCCCGGCCCGGCGAGGTCGACGGCAGCCATTACCACTTCGTCGGCCACGACGAGTTCGACGGGCTGGTCGAGGGCGGCCAGCTGCTGGAGTGGGCGGAGTTCGCGGGCAACCGCTACGGCACCCCGCGGGAGCCGGTGGAGCGGGCGCTCGCCGAGGGCCGCCCGGCGGTGCTGGAGATCGAGCTGCAGGGCGCGCGCCAGGTCCGGGCCGCGATGCCGGAGGCGCGGCTGGTGATGCTGATGCCGCCGTCGTGGGAGGAACTGGTCGACCGGCTCACCGGGCGCGGCACCGAGTCCGAGGCCGCGGTGGCCGCCCGGCTGGCCGAGGCGGAGCGGGAGCTGGCCGCGGCGGGCGAGTTCGACGAGCGGGTGGTCAACGCCGACGTGCGGACCGCCGCCGAGCGGTTGCTAGACTTGATTACCGGTGGAGACCTTTCTGCCACCGAACTGATGGACGATACGGAGCACCACGAGTGA
- the mihF gene encoding integration host factor, actinobacterial type, giving the protein MALPQLTEEQRAAALEKAAAARRIRAELKERLKRGGTTLVDVLKQAEENEVLGKMKVSALLEALPGVGKVRAQQTMERLEIAPSRRLRGLGDRQRKALLAEFSGE; this is encoded by the coding sequence GTGGCACTTCCCCAGCTGACAGAGGAACAGCGTGCTGCGGCGCTGGAGAAGGCCGCCGCCGCCCGCCGCATCCGGGCTGAGCTGAAGGAGCGGCTGAAGCGGGGCGGTACCACTCTGGTCGACGTGCTGAAGCAGGCCGAGGAGAACGAAGTCCTCGGGAAGATGAAGGTTTCGGCGTTGCTCGAAGCCCTTCCCGGCGTTGGCAAGGTTCGGGCCCAGCAGACGATGGAACGACTGGAGATCGCACCCAGCCGCAGGCTCCGCGGACTCGGCGACCGGCAGCGCAAGGCGCTGCTGGCCGAGTTCAGCGGCGAGTGA
- the rpoZ gene encoding DNA-directed RNA polymerase subunit omega: MTVQQATLEELEGITNPPIDDLLEKVSSKYALVIYSAKRARQINDYYAQLGEGLLEYVGPLVEPGPREKPLSIALREIHGGLLEHTEGE, translated from the coding sequence GTGACTGTGCAACAGGCGACGCTGGAAGAGCTCGAAGGCATCACCAACCCGCCGATCGACGACCTGCTCGAAAAGGTCTCCTCGAAGTACGCCCTGGTGATCTACTCGGCCAAGCGGGCCCGGCAGATCAACGACTACTACGCCCAGCTGGGCGAGGGCCTGCTCGAGTACGTCGGCCCCCTGGTGGAGCCGGGCCCCCGCGAGAAGCCGCTGTCGATCGCCCTGCGGGAGATCCACGGCGGGCTGCTCGAGCACACCGAGGGTGAGTGA